From a region of the Babesia bovis T2Bo chromosome 1, whole genome shotgun sequence genome:
- a CDS encoding DHHC zinc finger domain containing protein — MSTNGVYCVITDILHRSYDDVFHRRNGVTLPLQIAQFVAILTAVALLNGFWFAILPCIPQPYYAWSAAIVSIVACLVWALFLTVVFSDPVDPKAADVIESRRKGDLAPMRLTNPEAMCDICKSVDASSKHCNICNKCVLRFDHHCIWVNNCIGAQNYKVFVALVASCAVFVTMIAIHGATLHIMDFVTYIPRNTWEASYGSFNAGAFYAALSIVTIISTVIAIMLWQLYFLHCYLIHKKLTTYEYFTMQFDKDADDTIPAWRKCIEKLILDRKRVKKGQKPKLSRVTDNSDIDIESLEPTSKGTS; from the exons ATGTCGACCAATGGAGTTTACTGTGTAATAACGGACATATTACATCGCAGCTACGATGATGTGTTCCATCGCCGTAATGGCGTCACGCTGCCCCTGCAAATTGCGCAGTTCGTGGCGATACTCACGGCTGTCGCACTTCTAAATGGCTTTTGGTTCGCTATCTTACCATGTATACCGCAGCCATACTACGCATGGTCAGCCGCAATAGTGTCTATAGTGGCATGTCTAGTATGGGCACTATTCCTCACGGTCGTATTCTCAGATCCAGTCGATCCCAAAGCAGCTGATGTAATAGAATCGAGAAGGAAAGGAGACCTAGCACCCATGCGATTAACCAACCCAGAAGCTATGTGTGACATATGCAAGTCAGTGGACGCCAGCAGCAAACACTGCAACATATGTAACAAATGCGTACTCAGATTCGACCACCATTGCATATGGGTCAACAATTGCATAGGAGCCCAGAATTACAAGGTTTTCGTCGCACTGGTGGCATCGTGCGCAGTATTTGTCACCATGATCGCAATACACGGAGCAACACTACACATCATGGACTTCGTAACCTATATACCTCGAAACACATGGGAAGCTTCGTACGGCAGCTTTAACGCAGGCGCCTTCTATGCCGCACTATCTATCGTCACCATAATCAGTACCGTAATCGCCATCATGCTATGGCAATTGTACTTCCTGCACTGCTACCTCATACACAAAAAGCTCACAACGTATGAGTACTTCACCATGCAGTTTGATAAG GATGCCGATGATACCATACCAGCGTGGCGTAAGTGCATAGAAAAATTAATCCTGGACCGAAA ACGCGTTAAAAAAGGTCAAAAACCCAAGCTCTCAAGAGTTACCGATAACAGTGACATTGATATAGAGAGCCTTGAACCAACGTCAAAGGGTACTAGTTGA
- a CDS encoding DNA repair helicase (rad3) and DEAD_2 domain containing protein, with product MESQKERVFSLPFEPYPSQKRLMHDSYRCIEESDFGLFESPTGSGKTIAMLCSALTWLDENRINDAVERLKRDDCMDTNVPKWALRSIEAQHRLTAECTIAYETEELAKIRERLSCHLSIDEGGIHPRYTGKRRRELVSETKGHLGKTTRLQRDKVQIIICSRTFSQLNQYVKEFRRLGALSKNVKIGFVTGRSHTCINESVRSNCHTNEEFNEQCCSISCDLRDDVSLLMDASIAYPMDLEDLRVFGTAFGACPYYASNKNVKDCDVLLVPYISVFNESIRQSMNLKIEDNILIIDEAHNLLSAMSEAQSGRISGRVLCALIQQCRSYLNKNGSTMTDAAKDSMSALSNLCQTFADCKTVLLGNRISKASQVFTIPRFLVALGLESACLHSTIGFLSSDDFCKNMRYFGMKVAHRLAKALPADQPKSVESDASAVYTFRHFISTLLSASLYDRVIFTPSTDDFEIEVFNVSADERFRSMTRDAKSILLMSGTLTPIEEFISLSPFGSDVIIHKAPPVFPIDRFYVSVLAADDQGSTLVYDSNSREQKREISVLFNLIERLSSVVPNGIVCFLSSYTFLESFQSAFERAPERVNILRNKKVFFESRDKNVDTFGEYSKVALTTGAILFGVYGGSQSEGVDFHDGLARLVLLVGLPYPPETVKLRLRRSYLKCRASQVDLPLKRREFYNMLSNDISTITCYKIVNQSIGRAMRHKDDFAALVLLDARYNDEKNRSYLPDYVVKSLSENGNLDNPCYGSAKLIDSLRKFYESHASKT from the exons ATGGAATCTCAAAAGGAGCGAGTGTTTTCACTCCCCTTTGAACCTTATCCG TCTCAGAAACGTCTGATGCATGATTCCTACCGTTGTATTGAGGAATCTGATTTTGGATTGTTTGAGTCGCCTACAGGATCTGGGAAGACCATTGCGATGCTGTGCAGCGCTTTGACATG GCTTGATGAAAATCGCATTAATGATGCTGTTGAACGTTTAAAGAGGGACGATTGTATGG ACACGAATGTGCCTAAATGGGCTCTACGATCCATTGAAGCTCAGCATCGTTTAACGGCGGAGTGTACAATTGCTTATGAAACAGAGGAACTTGCTAAGATACGCGAAAGGCTGTCATGTCACTTGTCTATTGATGAGGGAGGTATCCATCCTCGTTACACAGGGAAGCGTCGTAGGGAATTAGTATCTGAAACTAAGGGGCACTTGGGTAAAACAACCCGATTACAAAGGGACAAGGTACAGATAATAATATGTAGCAGGACGTTTTCTCAGCTTAATCAATATGTGAAGGAGTTTCGTCGTTTGGGTGCATTGAGTAAGAATGTGAAGATTGGTTTTGTGACTGGTCGTAGCCACACTTGTATTAATGAGTCCGTTCGATCTAATTGTCATACAAATGAAGAGTTTAACGAGCAATGCTGCTCCATATCTTGTGATTTACGTGACGATGTAAGTCTATTGATGGATGCATCCATTGCCTATCCAATGGATCTTGAGGATTTACGTGTTTTTGGTACAGCTTTTGGTGCGTGTCCGTATTATGCATCTAACAAGAATGTGAAGGACTGTGACGTTCTTTTGGTTCCTTATATATCGGTATTTAATGAGTCCATTCGTCAGAGTATGAATTTGAAAATAGAGGACAACATCCTTATCATTGACGAAGCTCATAACCTCCTTAGTGCTATGTCTGAGGCTCAGTCAGGTCGTATATCAGGTCGCGTATTATGTGCATTGATTCAACAGTGCAGATCGTACTTGAACAAGAACGGAAGCACTATGACAGACGCTGCTAAGGATTCGATGTCAGCGTTATCCAATCTCTGTCAGACTTTTGCGGACTGCAAGACTGTATTACTGGGAAATCGTATTTCAAAAGCTTCTCAGGTGTTCACAATTCCTCGTTTTTTGGTTGCTTTAGGCCTTGAAAGCGCTTGTTTACATAGTACGATCGGATTTCTATCATCTGATGATTTTTGTAAGAACATGCGTTATTTTGGCATGAAGGTAGCTCATAGATTGGCTAAAGCGTTACCAGCTGACCAACCTAAATCTGTTGAATCTGATGCCAGTGCTGTGTATACATTCCGGCATTTTATTTCTACTTTGTTATCTGCCAGTCTTTACGACCGTGTTATTTTCACACCATCGACAGACGATTTTGAGATAGAGGTCTTTAATGTATCGGCTGATGAGCGTTTCCGTTCAATGACTCGTGATGCCAAGAGCATTTTGTTGATGAGTGGGACTTTAACTCCGATTGAGGAGTTCATTTCACTTTCTCCATTCGGTTCTGATGTCATAATCCACAAAGCTCCACCTGTATTTCCCATAGATCGGTTTTACGTATCTGTTTTAGCTGCCG ATGACCAAGGATCCACGTTAGTCTATGACAGCAACTCACGTGAGCAGAAGCGTGAGATATCTGTTCTATTCAACCTTATTGAGCGTCTATCATCGGTTGTTCCAAACGGGATTGTCTGTTTCCTTTCTAGTTATACGTTTTTGGAGAGTTTTCAATCTGCCTTTGAACGTGCTCCGGAGCGTGTTAATATACTCCGCAACAAGAAGGTGTTTTTTGAGTCTAGAG ACAAGAATGTTGATACGTTTGGTGAGTACAGTAAGGTTGCACTTACGACAGGTGCTATTCTATTTGGTGTTTACGGCGGGTCTCAGAGTGAGGGTGTTGACTTTCACGATGGTTTGGCTCGTTTGGTATTACTAGTTGGTCTTCCATATCCCCCTGAAACGGTGAAGTTGCGATTGCGTCGTAGTTATTTAAAGTGTAGAG CATCTCAAGTGGACCTTCCTCTGAAAAGACGAGAGTTTTACAACATGTTATCGAATGATATAAGCACCATCACGTGTTATAAAATTGTAAACCAGAGTATAGGTAGGGCCATGCGGCACAAGGACGACTTTGCCGCTCTAGTGCTGCTTGACGCTAGATACAACGATGAAAAAAATCGTAGTTACCTTCCTGACTATGTTGTTAAATCGCTAAGTGAAAACGGCAACCTTGATAACCCTTGCTACGGTTCTGCTAAGTTGATAGATTCTCTGCGCAAGTTTTATGAATCGCATGCATCAAAGACATGA
- a CDS encoding DDRGK domain family protein encodes MDDKVESPVSYTVAVIVVVLSTLLIIYFFSGRLPTILESESEPIQAVNEASSNEVESDSRSLTVKQRKKQELKEAKRQQRALIDEERKEKEKLKQQRDDLREKRREEKERQRQEEEEKRAAKAQEAYEAIASEFVVEQEGTIQDHEVFDVEDFINFVIEKKMTTIVELAAKFDLDHKVVASRLNDLELQGRLFGLLDERGRYLYISDSELDALDHYINKEGRIDKYTGLTSFCNATISMAPSK; translated from the exons ATGGATGACAAGGTAGAATCGCCGGTGTCTTACACCGTTGCGGTGATTGTGGTAGTTCTGTCTACACTGCTGATTATATACTTTTTTTCTGGGAG GCTACCCACAATTTTGGAATCTGAAAGTGAACCTATACAAGCTGTTAATGAAGCTTCTTCTAATGAAGTCGAGTCAGATTCCAGGTCATTAACTGTGAAGCAGCGTAAGAAGCAGGAATTAAAGGAGGCGAAGCGACAACAGCGCGCCTTAATTGATGAAGAGCGTAAGGAAAAGGAAAAATTAAAGCAGCAGCGTGATGATTTGCGTGAAAAACGCCGAGAGGAGAAGGAGCGTCAACGCCAGGAGGAG GAAGAGAAGCGCGCAGCCAAGGCACAGGAGGCCTATGAAGCTATAGCATCTGAATTTGTTGTTGAGCAGGAAGGTACTATTCAGGATCATGAGGTTTTTGATGTGGAGGACTTCATAAATTTTGTTATTGAAAAGAAGATGACAACTATAGTTGAGTTGGCTGCTAAATTCGATTTAGATCACAAGGTTGTGGCCAGCCGTTTGAACGATTTGGAGCTCCAGGGTCGTTTATTTGGTTTACTTGACGAGCGCGGTCGTTATTTGTACATATCGGATTCTGAGTTGGACGCTTTAGACCATTACATCAACAAGGAAGGTCGCATTGACAAGTATACGGGTTTAACCTCGTTTTGCAATGCCACAATTTCAATGGCGCCTAGTAAATAG
- a CDS encoding Poly A polymerase head domain family protein has translation MLVCIIYGVSLYVILSGTISTNCMLNRTSNQLIQSVPALRNPGLSKNINSLDRSIYTKCYSLSHCTLYKLPKAAFCLGCARQRCDSIKRAPVNTTLTNPFNSSSGRIRYLTMTGPSSDNNSMDSDGSYLIDAALYRNGDNTPEDTKLQIRISKQEKVLFDLLKECVDSNNLNIDLRVAGGWVRDKLLNQTSKDIDIALEHITGVDFCNYLNAFTEKSYGFHKTVGVVKRRPEQSKHLETATINIMGLNIDFVNLRSEDYAQNSRIPIMKIGTPFEDAMRRDFTINALFYNISKNAIEDYTGKGIDDLKAEVIRTCSPAFGTFLDDPLRVIRAARFAARLGYALDSDIIKSGSDPEVLAQLSQKVAKARIAQELDDMLIKGDTTLAFEIMKTFGVLPILVRDNPGDAPSDSQIDTGCQTMAWMKQCLAELKWDDVDRRILYIAAFCVPLKDEPQVDKCSYTEHVIKSRLKMPNKLASGATTVIEGSEMFLEAINKLPPANPDLRELLGGMIRSIGPLWKEALILCMTRESFGVDPRELAGKYNNTRDVVYSLDIHESYNLKAPITGKELMEVLPTLSRGPKFKEVLDFQIKHILRRPDMSNDEILNLIVKHFKN, from the exons ATGCTGGTATGCATTATATACGGTGTAAGCTTATACGTTATTTTATCCGGCACTATATCCACTAACTGTATGTTAAATCGCACAAGCAATCAGCTGATCCAATCAGTGCCAGCATTGAGGAATCCAGGGCTCtccaaaaatatcaacTCTTTGGATAGATCcatatataccaaatgTTATTCCCTAAGCCATTGTACGTTGTATAAGTTGCCAAAGGCAGCCTTCTGTCTTGGTTGTGCTAGACAAAGATGTGATTCCATCAAAAGGGCTCCAGTAAATACCACATTGACAAATCCATTCAATAGTTCCTCTGGCAGAATACGGTATTTAACAATGACGGGGCCAAGTTCAGACAATAATAGCATGGATAGCGACGGTTCATATCTAATCGACGCAGCACTGTATCGCAATGGAGATAACACTCCGGAAGACACTAAGTTACAAATACGAATAAGCAAACAGGAGAAGGTTTTGTTTGATCTCTTGAAGGAGTGTGTGGATTCCAATAATCTGAATATCG ACCTCAGGGTAGCTGGAGGATGGGTAAGGGACAAATTGCTGAACCAAACTAGCAAGGACATTGACATTGCCTTGGAACACATAACAGGTGTTGATTTCTGCAACTATCTGAACGCATTCACGGAAAAAAGCTATGGATTCCACAAAACAGTTGGCGTAGTGAAGCGAAGGCCCGAGCAATCGAAGCATCTAGAAACAGCGACAATAAACATCATGGGACTGAATATAGACTTTGTTAACCTGCGTAGCGAAGATTACGCCCAAAATAGCAGGATACCTATCATGAAAATAGGGACGCCATTTGAAGATGCTATGCGCCGAGATTTCACAATAAACGCTTTGTTCTACAATATTTCGAAAAATGCAATTGAAGACTATACTGGAAAGGGAATTGACGATCTTAAGGCAGAAGTTATACGCACATGCTCACCTGCATTCGGTACATTTTTGGATGACCCGCTTCGAGTTATAAGAGCTGCACGCTTCGCGGCCAGGCTGGGATACGCCTtagacagtgatataataaagtCAGGGTCAGACCCGGAAGTGTTAGCACAGTTATCCCAAAAG GTCGCCAAAGCAAGAATAGCGCAGGAGCTTGATGACATGCTGATCAAAGGTGATACTACTCTGGCCTTTGAAATCATGAAAACATTTGGTGTGCTCCCTATACTTGTGCGTGATAATCCAG GTGATGCGCCATCTGACAGCCAAATCGATACCGGCTGTCAGACTATGGCATGGATGAAGCAATGTCTCGCTGAACTCAAATGGGATGATGTTGACCGACGAATACTCTACATTGCGGCATTCTGTGTACCACTCAAAG ATGAACCACAAGTTGATAAGTGCAGTTACACGGAACACGTCATCAAATCACGCCTAAAAATGCCAAATAAACTGGCTTCCGG GGCTACTACTGTTATAGAAGGAAGTGAGATGTTCCTAGAGGCTATCAACAAACTACCTCCGGCAAACCCGGATTTAAGAGAGCTTCTTGGAGGCATGATTCGGTCTATAGGGCCCCTTTGGAAG GAAGCACTAATTCTCTGCATGACTAGGGAAAGCTTTGGCGTAGATCCACGGGAATTAGCGGGAAAATACAATAACACCAGGGATGTGGTGTATTCCTTGGATATACATGAGTCATATAACCTCAAAGCACCCATTACAGGGAAAGAG CTCATGGAAGTACTGCCTACATTGTCACGTGGGCCGAAGTTTAAGGAAGTCCTGGATTTCCAAATCAAACACATACTAAGACGACCCGATATGAGTAATGATGAGATTTTAAATCTCATTGTTaaacattttaaaaattaA
- a CDS encoding SAC3/GANP/Nin1/mts3/eIF-3 p25 family protein: MKDVNETLKRRCAPSYNMLFAYFKQQGYSDELAGSEARKRMNQGESPGLQGITVPAVQQVGLGSNSVYDRASLLRGVKIKPKEMEQAWRIPLSTTPAPKNKIAAKNKIPITLKISKTKQATLSKHEHGENREIPNDNGPNKDPVGVKTSSIIANHFSHDVEIGPAEPVSHPKRTVDASAPTMDDINKWIQKLYAQHSMGACSRAFRTKISEFVESIVQKYRNGTLKFKDMVIPNADDIMSGHINTKQNSDTSETELKQTNDKHRTHDSSMKTTKQKINSQWKRGDNELYGVDCPRIQRVRPVETNSGDGKKQQRSERFKSFANTQSVYNFSPKKGVAIVGVCEALEKPYLRLTAEPNPATVRPEHVLKRAFRHVFDEFMKTGNYKYIEEQFRSIRQDIQVQHIRSPFVAKLYATNARVALIYGDLDQFNQCQTQLRQLNCQLNDMPHYRLEFECYFMMYLAMQNMQMGMLRYLRILTSEFKNTSYFIYANKIREVLAEGNFVEYFKMADTSQMEAIRCLEDVYNDAFSTDDFSEGLTYRDVTAAEMNTTITKPPFFSQFLFKMFEPRFRMDALVNMAKTAMFLSVDTVKDVLRFVSTKECESFITTNGAVFNANGNIDCKKSLEAFLASPLLRNKKL, translated from the exons ATGAAAGACGTCAATGAAACGCTTAAGAGACGATGCGCTCCAAGCTATAACATGCTATTTGCTTATTTCAAGCAGCAGG GCTACTCCGATGAACTCGCTGGCTCCGAAGCAAGAAAACGGATGAACCAAGGCGAGTCTCCAGGCCTCCAGGGAATAACTGTACCCGCAGTACAGCAAGTAGGCCTAGGATCTAATAGCGTATATGACAGAGCTAGTCTTCTAAGGGGTGTTAAAATAAAGCCAAAAGAGATGGAACAGGCATGGAGGATACCCTTGTCCACAACTCCTGCACCGAAAAATAAAATCGCCGCTAAAAACAAAATACCAATTACCCTTAAAATATCCAAGACCAAGCAAGCTACATTGTCAAAACATGAACACGGAGAAAATAGGGAGATTCCAAATGATAATGGTCCCAACAAAGATCCAGTGGGAGTCAAAACTAGTAGCATCATAGCTAATCACTTTTCACATGATGTTGAAATCGGTCCTGCGGAGCCTGTATCGCATCCGAAGCGAACAGTGGACGCTTCCGCCCCTACCATGGACGATATAAATAAGTGGATCCAGAAACTATATGCGCAACATTCAATG GGTGCATGCTCAAGAGCATTCCGTACTAAAATAAGCGAATTCGTTGAAAGTATTGTCCAAAAATACAG AAACGGGACACTAAAGTTCAAAGACATGGTCATACCCAATGCGGATGATATTATGAGTGGGCATATCAACACCAAACAAAACAGTGACACGTCCGAAACTGAGCTAAAGCAAACCAATGATAAACATAGAACCCACGATAGTTCAATGAAAACTACAAAGCAGAAAATAAATTCACAATGGAAACGAGGAGATAATGAATTATACGGAGTTGATTGCCCGAGAATACAACGAGTAAGGCCCGTTGAGACTAATAGTGGTGATGgcaaaaaacaacaacggTCTGAGAGATTTAAAAGCTTTGCCAATACTCAATCG GTATATAATTTCAGTCCGAAGAAAGGAGTGGCTATCGTTGGTGTATGCGAAGCATTAGAAAAACCGTACCTGAGACTAACTGCGGAACCGAACCCTGCAACTGTTAGACCAGAACATGTGCTTAAACGAGCGTTTAGGCATGTGTTTGATGAGTTCATGAAGACTGGGAATTATAAATACATAGAAGAACAGTTTAGGTCAATACGACAAGATATTCAAGTGCAGCATATACGTAGTCCGTTCGTGGCCAAGTTATACGCTACAAACGCACGAGTTGCCCTAATATACGGAGATTTAGATCAATTTAATCAATGCCAAACGCAATTGAGGCAATTGAATTGCCAGCTCAACGACATGCCGCATTATAGATTGGAATTCGAGTGCTATTTTATGATGTACCTCGCAATGCAAAATATGCAAATGGGAATGCTACGATACTTAC GCATTCTGACATCAGAGTTCAAAAATACATCGTACTTCATATATGCCAATAAAATCAGAGAAGTATTGGCTGAAGGCAACTTTGTGGAATATTTCAAAATGGCAGATACGAGCCAAATGGAAGCTATAAGGTGCCTAGAagatgtatataacgatGCCTTCTCTACAGACGACTTTTCAGAAGGGCTGACATACCGAGATGTAACCGCCGCAGAAATGAATACGACAATAACTAAACCACCTTTCTTTTCACAGTTCTTGTTCAAAATGTTTGAACCACGCTTCCGCATGGACGCTTTAGTAAACATGGCTAAAACCGCCATGTTTCTCTCCGTAGATACTGTCAAGGATGTACTGCGGTTCGTGTCCACGAAGGAGTGCGAATCTTTCATCAC GACAAACGGCGCTGTGTTTAACGCAAATGGTAACATAGACTGTAAGAAATCTTTGGAGGCATTCCTTGCCTCACCGTTGCTACGCAATAAAaaattgtaa
- a CDS encoding putative integral membrane protein, whose amino-acid sequence MLLVFLLFLSIPAAYIGLSELNSYDSEFLQIMMNYATTTLLSLGCSFFVLLIANLGIVWYLKQQTKCDNEFVLNYVGNTCFFVGCGCFFIMPFLTLPEQSNGS is encoded by the coding sequence ATGTTGTTGGTTTTTCTGCTCTTCCTGTCAATTCCAGCTGCGTATATTGGATTATCAGAGCTAAATTCTTACGATTCGGAATTTTTACAAATAATGATGAATTATGCAACCACTACTCTGTTGTCCCTCGGGTGCTCATTTTTTGTACTGCTCATCGCAAACCTAGGTATCGTGTGGTATCTAAAACAGCAGACGAAGTGTGACAACGAATTCGTACTGAACTATGTTGGAAATACCTGCTTCTTTGTTGGATGTGGCTGTTTCTTTATTATGCCCTTTTTGACACTGCCAGAGCAGTCAAATGGAAGttaa
- a CDS encoding ESCRT-II complex subunit family protein — translation MDDEETNVYTEYANFPPLYTEQINDLVLSKQLEIWESIVRRSIAKHGAYIINEESNEKPPFYNPDINRKVKRSFMVLIGQHLIERGYGFYIHSIKRFCIDNGCTIWYALCLNKDSKNNKLCSIHDQKYQTFSKVKAHDTNITTLKRKRDKLESDRIELGIFPKTLDETGEQVLDHVKSKLAANQVETLYFLFFWGGETTKRYNSWAEEHIAFILATLVQKQKIAIIPSDPAFTKTLSSKQVGVQLL, via the exons atggatgatgaagaaaccaatgtgtatacaGAATACGCCAACTTCCCTCCTCTGTATACAGAACAG ATCAATGACCTCGTGCTCTCCAAACAACTGGAAATATGGGAGTCTATCGTAAGAAGGAGCATCGCAAAGCACGGGGCTTACATAATCAACGAGGAAAGTAATGAAAAGCCGCCATTCTATAATCCAGATATCAACCGTAAGGTAAAACGTAGCTTCATGGTACTCATAGGACAACACCTAATAGAAAGAGGATAtggattctatatacaCAGTATTAAAAGGTTCTGTATAGACAATGGATGTACAATATGGTATGCCCTGTGTTTAAACAAGGATTCTAAAAACAACAAGCTGTGCAGTATACATGACCAAAAATACCAAACTTTTTCAAAGGTTAAAGCACACGATACAAATATTACCACGTTAAAAAGAAAACGTGATAAACTGGAATCGGATCGTATTGAATTGGGAATATTTCCAAAGACGCTAGATGAAACTGGTGAACAGGTACTCGACCATGTCAAATCAAAACTTGCCGCAAATCAAGTAGAAACATTgtattttttatttttttgGGGGGGCGAGACAACCAAACGCTATAATAGCTGGGCAGAAGAACATATAGCCTTCATTCTTGCAACATTGGTACAAAAGCAAAAGATTGCAATCATACCTAGCGATCCAGCGTTCACGAAGACTCTCAGCAGCAAGCAAGTGGGTGTACAACTTCTTTAG